The following are encoded in a window of Lichenicola cladoniae genomic DNA:
- a CDS encoding LysR family transcriptional regulator: protein MPFYSPGLWMNLRQLEILRAIVRYGTTVATAQALGLSQPAISNAIKTMEEQVGFALFQRLNNRIYPTPEAKLLLSDAESIFETHKRLERRIHDLRTNRAGQLRIVATPPLGYGAVARAIREMQIKKPRVQTFFDVRSYSEVLDRIETHHSELGFVVGYKDQAGLKSETLYRGEMVCVMRPDHPLASHAIVDVKALQKHRFIALERGTQLGNALRLVIDQAEDKFRSAVEVRAGLTACTLADAGVGVAVVDPLTASSSGKFSLVSRPFSPSIPISASVVWAESRSLSRLANLFVQEVRKITDHHP, encoded by the coding sequence GTGCCGTTCTATTCGCCGGGGTTATGGATGAATCTACGCCAGCTTGAAATTCTTCGCGCGATCGTGCGATACGGCACCACCGTGGCCACGGCTCAGGCGCTCGGATTGTCACAGCCGGCCATCAGCAACGCTATCAAGACGATGGAAGAGCAGGTGGGCTTCGCGCTCTTCCAGAGGCTCAACAACCGGATCTATCCGACACCCGAGGCAAAGCTGCTACTCAGCGACGCGGAAAGCATCTTCGAGACGCATAAGCGGCTGGAACGGCGGATTCACGATCTGCGGACGAACCGGGCGGGACAGCTTCGAATCGTTGCGACGCCGCCGCTGGGCTACGGCGCCGTCGCTCGGGCGATCCGGGAGATGCAGATCAAGAAGCCGCGCGTGCAGACCTTCTTCGATGTGCGTAGCTATTCGGAAGTTCTGGATAGGATCGAGACTCACCACAGCGAGTTGGGCTTTGTCGTCGGATACAAGGACCAGGCTGGGCTAAAATCGGAAACGCTCTATCGGGGCGAGATGGTCTGCGTCATGCGGCCCGACCATCCGCTCGCATCGCACGCTATCGTCGATGTCAAGGCGTTGCAGAAGCACCGGTTCATCGCCCTTGAACGAGGGACGCAACTAGGCAACGCGCTGCGTCTCGTCATCGACCAGGCGGAGGATAAGTTCAGGTCGGCGGTGGAAGTCCGGGCCGGGCTGACGGCGTGCACACTCGCCGATGCCGGCGTGGGCGTTGCCGTTGTCGACCCGCTGACCGCGTCTTCATCAGGAAAGTTCTCGCTGGTCAGCCGTCCGTTTTCACCGTCGATTCCAATCTCTGCATCGGTGGTCTGGGCGGAGAGCCGGTCGCTGTCCCGGCTCGCCAACCTGTTTGTTCAGGAAGTTCGCAAGATCACCGATCACCATCCTTAG
- a CDS encoding ABC transporter permease has protein sequence MRYVANKIMTAIFLTLVVSVLVFLLMRALPGDPALIALGDSATIESIAAYRHHLGLDLPLTRQYWRWISGVALHFDFGQSVLNQQDVSEIVRQRLPNTLTIGIPSLVLGVLTGIPTGIATAIFRGRGVDQLITLVINSFLGTPRFLIALFGVLVLALKWRLIPLQGYTAPWDDFAAYLHKAAWPIIVNSIYIVAVVARHTRSNLLEVMNQDYIRTARANGLSEWRIVFGHALKNTLIPVLTVIGLEMPQIVGGAVVIETIFNIPGIGQLVLNGVVNRDYLVVQAAVLVISLVTVSSNLAVEVLYGLVDPRIRRGAR, from the coding sequence ATGCGTTACGTCGCGAACAAGATCATGACGGCGATTTTCCTGACGCTGGTCGTATCGGTGTTGGTGTTCCTGCTGATGCGCGCGCTGCCGGGCGATCCGGCGTTGATCGCGCTTGGTGATTCCGCGACGATCGAATCCATTGCGGCGTACCGGCATCACCTGGGCCTCGATCTGCCGCTGACCAGGCAATACTGGCGATGGATCAGCGGCGTGGCGCTGCATTTCGACTTCGGCCAGTCGGTGCTCAACCAGCAGGACGTGTCGGAGATCGTCCGGCAGAGACTGCCCAACACGCTGACGATCGGCATTCCATCCCTCGTCCTCGGGGTGCTGACCGGAATTCCTACCGGCATCGCGACGGCGATCTTTCGCGGGCGCGGGGTCGATCAGCTCATCACGCTGGTGATCAACTCGTTTCTCGGCACGCCGCGATTTCTCATCGCGCTCTTTGGGGTTCTCGTCCTTGCGCTCAAGTGGCGGTTGATTCCGCTTCAGGGCTATACCGCGCCATGGGACGATTTTGCCGCCTATCTGCACAAGGCGGCGTGGCCGATCATCGTCAACAGCATCTACATCGTAGCGGTCGTGGCCCGTCACACGCGGTCCAACCTGCTCGAGGTGATGAACCAGGACTACATCCGCACTGCGCGGGCGAACGGTCTATCTGAATGGCGGATTGTGTTCGGGCATGCGCTGAAGAATACGCTGATCCCGGTGCTGACCGTGATCGGGCTGGAGATGCCGCAGATCGTCGGCGGGGCGGTGGTGATCGAGACCATCTTCAACATTCCCGGGATCGGGCAGCTCGTGCTGAACGGCGTGGTCAACCGGGATTATCTGGTGGTGCAGGCGGCGGTTCTGGTGATTTCGTTGGTCACGGTAAGCTCCAACCTGGCCGTCGAGGTGCTTTATGGGCTGGTAGATCCGCGGATCAGGAGGGGTGCTCGATGA
- a CDS encoding ABC transporter permease has product MSAGGAAPAWRNTVRTFLGRGLLVRVCSVVIVVFVVVTLLAGVLAPYNPAAQNLTKALAPASLAHPLGQDDLGRDVLSRIIYGGRVSLSVSILAGSLAAVVGIALGLISGYFGGSARRLIMGLTDVLLSIPSLVFSLILVAALGGGLLNLVLAIGIGMVPTYIRMTNGLALSLRENDYVVASRLVGQSERLILLRHLLPNCFPTLTVLYTINLGNAVLTESTLSYLGVGISPPTASWGSMVSDFYPYLISAPALVVGPSLCIILIIVSFNVVGDGLRDALDPRLRGRL; this is encoded by the coding sequence ATGAGCGCGGGCGGCGCTGCGCCGGCCTGGCGGAACACGGTTCGGACGTTTCTCGGGCGTGGGTTGCTGGTGCGGGTGTGTTCGGTCGTCATCGTGGTGTTCGTCGTGGTGACGCTTCTTGCCGGGGTGCTGGCGCCGTATAATCCGGCGGCGCAGAACCTGACCAAGGCGCTGGCGCCGGCGTCGCTGGCGCATCCGCTCGGACAGGACGATCTCGGACGCGACGTGCTGAGCCGGATCATCTATGGCGGACGGGTGTCGCTTTCAGTGAGCATTCTCGCCGGCAGCCTCGCCGCCGTGGTCGGCATCGCGCTCGGTCTGATCTCGGGATATTTCGGCGGCAGCGCGCGGCGCCTGATCATGGGGCTGACCGACGTCTTGCTGAGCATTCCCAGTCTGGTGTTTTCGCTGATCCTGGTGGCAGCACTGGGCGGCGGCCTGCTCAACTTAGTGCTGGCGATCGGCATCGGCATGGTGCCGACCTATATCCGGATGACCAATGGGCTGGCGCTGTCGCTGCGCGAGAACGACTACGTCGTCGCTTCGCGTCTGGTCGGGCAGTCCGAGCGGCTGATACTCCTGCGGCACCTGCTGCCCAATTGTTTTCCGACGCTGACGGTTCTGTATACGATCAATTTGGGCAACGCCGTGCTGACCGAATCGACGCTGAGTTACCTGGGCGTCGGGATCAGCCCGCCGACCGCGTCCTGGGGCAGCATGGTTTCGGATTTCTATCCGTATCTGATCAGTGCGCCCGCTCTCGTGGTCGGTCCGAGCCTGTGCATCATCCTCATCATCGTTTCCTTCAACGTGGTCGGCGACGGGCTTCGCGATGCGCTCGATCCGCGTCTGAGAGGACGGCTGTAG
- a CDS encoding dihydroorotase: MAHFDLILRGGGIVGASVEHADIGCIDGRIVEISDLRGASAEQVIACKNLKVLPGLIDPHVHLRDPGDPAVETIPDGTRAAVLGGITSLFDMPNTAALVASERVLEEKIDSLTGRSWCNVGLYIAGTRANATSLETLEDHANVCAIKVFIGSARGELLVDDDESIADIMRHGARRICFHSEDEARLAARKVLFKAGDPHRLHAEWHDVECAFLGTRRLVRLAEETGRQIHILHVSTAEELDYLKDRRDLATIELLVNHLTHYGPQIYDALGAYAVMNPPIRDRRHYDAAWAAVREGRVDCIGSDHAPHARSAKEKPWPDTAAGLTGVQTSVPVMLTHVNEGRLSLVQLVSLMAEGPARVNGAVGKGRIAVGYDADFTLVDMAHRRTIEESWIASPCGWSPFIGHACTGWPMMTIVGGNLVMAHDEVLGLPLGKPVAFAGSAHSSGRH; the protein is encoded by the coding sequence ATGGCGCATTTCGACCTGATCCTACGCGGCGGCGGCATCGTCGGCGCCTCGGTGGAACATGCCGATATCGGCTGCATCGACGGCCGGATCGTCGAAATCAGCGATCTGCGCGGCGCCTCTGCCGAGCAAGTAATCGCTTGCAAAAACCTAAAGGTGCTTCCCGGCCTGATCGATCCGCACGTGCATCTGCGCGATCCGGGAGACCCGGCGGTCGAGACCATCCCGGACGGAACCAGGGCCGCCGTGCTGGGCGGCATCACCAGCCTGTTCGACATGCCGAACACCGCGGCGCTGGTGGCGTCGGAGCGGGTGCTGGAAGAAAAGATTGACTCGCTCACCGGCCGGTCCTGGTGCAATGTTGGTCTCTACATCGCCGGCACCAGGGCCAACGCCACATCGCTTGAGACGCTCGAAGATCACGCGAACGTCTGCGCCATCAAGGTGTTCATCGGCTCCGCCCGCGGCGAGCTTCTCGTCGACGACGACGAGTCGATTGCCGACATCATGCGCCATGGCGCCCGACGCATCTGTTTCCATTCGGAGGACGAAGCGCGGCTCGCCGCGCGCAAAGTGCTGTTCAAGGCGGGCGATCCGCATCGCCTCCACGCTGAATGGCACGACGTGGAATGCGCTTTTCTCGGCACCAGGCGTCTAGTCCGTCTCGCGGAAGAAACCGGCAGGCAAATCCACATTCTGCACGTCTCGACGGCGGAAGAGCTGGATTACTTGAAGGACAGGCGAGATCTCGCGACGATCGAGCTGCTGGTCAACCATCTCACCCATTACGGGCCCCAGATCTATGACGCGCTCGGCGCCTACGCCGTCATGAACCCACCGATCCGCGACCGGCGCCATTATGACGCCGCCTGGGCCGCCGTGCGCGAGGGCAGGGTGGACTGCATTGGCTCCGACCATGCGCCGCATGCGCGCAGCGCCAAGGAAAAACCCTGGCCGGACACCGCCGCCGGGCTGACCGGAGTGCAGACGTCCGTTCCGGTCATGCTCACCCATGTCAACGAGGGGCGGCTCTCTCTCGTGCAACTCGTCAGTCTGATGGCCGAAGGCCCTGCGCGCGTCAACGGCGCCGTCGGCAAAGGCCGCATCGCCGTCGGCTACGATGCCGATTTCACTTTGGTCGATATGGCGCATCGCAGAACTATCGAAGAAAGCTGGATCGCTTCTCCTTGCGGCTGGTCCCCCTTCATCGGCCATGCCTGCACCGGCTGGCCGATGATGACGATCGTCGGCGGCAACCTGGTCATGGCGCATGACGAAGTGCTCGGCCTGCCGCTGGGAAAACCGGTCGCATTCGCCGGAAGCGCGCACTCGTCCGGACGGCACTAA
- a CDS encoding isocitrate lyase/PEP mutase family protein, whose translation MDDGKFYYVPEVFDCSSAKAAEINGFQMIMLSSSDFSCSSTGIPDLKLLSVEEYVGITERLTAMTDMHLFIDADEGFGRPLHTYHGCRKLAKAGADSILITDCAEGGKPGLTSIDEAVYRFRAARDGMAGTDCLLLARCDHSIDEDFEEFVERCNRYLEAGADMICPLEVNRSKRYGGKQAAAKKIAEHVKAKFWYPNLKEGEKANDIRALLHHGYKFTGIHYSFRAAMLAMLDAGRRVFESGTNDYISTAYDHTGYKFYYSPMAAFLRDGKWVQRESMYSAEPSQALAVRIEQRFIGPTDRFGPDDVR comes from the coding sequence ATGGACGACGGTAAGTTTTATTACGTCCCGGAAGTATTCGACTGCTCCTCAGCAAAAGCTGCAGAGATCAACGGTTTCCAGATGATCATGCTGTCGAGCAGCGATTTCTCCTGTTCCTCCACGGGGATACCAGATCTCAAGCTGTTATCGGTGGAGGAGTATGTCGGGATCACCGAGCGGCTGACCGCGATGACCGACATGCACCTTTTCATCGATGCCGATGAGGGGTTTGGTCGTCCGCTTCACACCTATCACGGGTGCAGAAAGCTGGCGAAGGCCGGTGCGGATTCGATCCTGATCACCGATTGTGCCGAGGGCGGGAAACCGGGACTGACGTCGATCGACGAGGCCGTCTACAGGTTTCGAGCGGCGCGCGATGGCATGGCGGGAACCGACTGCCTGCTGCTGGCACGGTGCGATCATAGCATCGATGAAGATTTCGAGGAGTTCGTTGAGCGGTGCAATCGGTATCTAGAAGCAGGGGCGGACATGATCTGCCCGCTGGAGGTCAACCGGTCGAAGCGCTATGGCGGCAAGCAGGCAGCTGCGAAGAAGATCGCTGAGCATGTGAAAGCGAAATTTTGGTATCCGAACCTGAAGGAAGGGGAAAAAGCCAACGACATCAGAGCTCTTCTTCATCACGGCTACAAGTTCACAGGCATCCATTACTCGTTCCGCGCCGCGATGCTGGCCATGCTCGATGCCGGCCGACGCGTGTTCGAAAGTGGCACCAACGACTATATTTCGACCGCCTACGACCATACCGGCTATAAGTTCTACTACTCGCCGATGGCGGCGTTTCTGCGCGACGGAAAATGGGTGCAGCGCGAGAGCATGTATTCGGCGGAACCGTCGCAGGCGCTGGCGGTGCGGATCGAGCAGCGCTTCATTGGGCCGACCGACCGGTTCGGCCCGGACGACGTGCGCTGA
- a CDS encoding ABC transporter ATP-binding protein, with product MDDEVPLLDVRNLRTSFFTDGGEVKAVDDVSYFVRRGEVVAIVGESGCGKSITQQSLVQLVQTPPGRILGGSAIFEGRDLMQYGPRSKEIRAVRGAGISMIFQEPMTSLNPVLTIGRQLSEVIRVHLGLSRKAAWARGTAALEAVGIPEPARRMASYSFEMSGGMRQRVMIAIAVACGSKLIIADEPTTALDVTTQAQVMELLLALVRTEQRSLVVITHNLGLVTRYADRVYVMYAGKIIESGTTEQLLTAPRHPYTAGLLYSIPRLEGDTGSDLRPILGLPPNLQDLSPHCAFEPRCPYATAACRELSFPALRQTKGEPGAPEQQVACHYDIDHAARPEELRA from the coding sequence ATGGACGACGAGGTGCCTCTGCTGGACGTCCGGAATCTGCGGACTTCGTTCTTCACCGATGGCGGCGAGGTGAAGGCGGTTGACGACGTGTCGTATTTTGTCAGGCGCGGCGAAGTGGTCGCCATCGTCGGAGAGAGTGGCTGCGGGAAATCGATCACTCAGCAATCGCTGGTGCAGTTGGTGCAGACGCCGCCCGGCCGAATCCTGGGCGGCTCGGCGATCTTCGAGGGCCGGGACCTGATGCAGTACGGTCCGCGATCGAAGGAGATTAGGGCGGTGCGCGGCGCCGGGATCTCGATGATTTTCCAGGAGCCGATGACCTCGCTCAACCCGGTGCTGACCATCGGCAGGCAGCTTTCAGAGGTCATCCGCGTCCACTTGGGCCTGTCGCGCAAGGCGGCTTGGGCACGCGGCACCGCTGCCCTTGAAGCGGTCGGCATTCCAGAGCCAGCCAGGCGGATGGCGAGCTATTCGTTCGAGATGAGCGGCGGCATGCGCCAGCGCGTGATGATCGCCATCGCGGTGGCGTGCGGGTCGAAGCTCATCATCGCGGACGAGCCGACGACGGCGCTCGATGTCACCACGCAGGCGCAAGTAATGGAGCTGCTGCTGGCGCTGGTGCGCACCGAGCAGCGGTCGCTGGTGGTCATCACCCATAATCTGGGGCTGGTGACGCGCTACGCAGACCGCGTCTACGTGATGTACGCGGGCAAAATCATCGAGTCAGGCACGACGGAACAGTTGCTGACGGCGCCGAGGCATCCGTACACGGCCGGTCTGCTGTATTCGATCCCCCGGCTCGAAGGCGACACCGGCTCGGATCTGCGGCCGATCCTGGGTCTGCCGCCAAACCTGCAGGATCTGTCGCCGCACTGCGCGTTCGAGCCGAGATGCCCGTACGCAACGGCGGCGTGCCGGGAGTTGTCGTTTCCGGCGTTGCGCCAGACCAAGGGCGAGCCCGGGGCGCCGGAGCAGCAGGTCGCCTGCCATTACGACATCGACCACGCCGCCCGACCCGAGGAACTCCGCGCATGA
- a CDS encoding NAD(P)-binding domain-containing protein — protein MISLEALEVCVRRDLELTAHPRAKWLAPHAVGGEPALDVLVVGAGQSGLATGFALLRDKVENILLIDKAPRDMEGPWSTYARMPTLRSTKDQNGPDLGMPSLTFQAWFEAQWGAEAFVQLDLIPKGQWHDYLRWFRDITGLPVRNDTALRSLEPGLTDQGARCIKATSEDGHVFYARKVILATGQDGTGRWWMPSFVEKLPPAMRAHTCDHIDFESLRGRTVAVLGAGASAFDNAATALEHGAIVHLFCRRAEPMVVQPYRWLTFAGFMRHIGDMTDAWRWRILGYVLGMREGFPPATYDRVQAFSTFTMHVGAPWTNASVVDGRIRLDTLHGPFIADFAICGTGVVHDFAARPELSAFANRIARWSDRYTPPAAEESERLGGFPYLAPDYAFTERNPGEAPWLRDIHLFGIGATLSFGPSASSINAMTIAVPKLVAGITRGLFEADIESHWAALQAYDVKQVELDQQRLVRS, from the coding sequence ATGATCAGTCTCGAGGCCCTGGAAGTCTGCGTCCGGCGGGACCTCGAACTGACGGCGCATCCGCGGGCCAAATGGCTGGCACCCCATGCGGTCGGCGGCGAACCGGCGCTCGATGTCCTGGTTGTCGGCGCCGGCCAGTCCGGCCTCGCCACCGGCTTCGCGCTGCTGCGCGACAAGGTCGAGAACATCCTGCTGATCGACAAGGCGCCACGCGACATGGAAGGCCCGTGGTCGACCTACGCGCGTATGCCGACCCTGCGGAGCACCAAGGACCAGAACGGCCCCGATCTCGGCATGCCGAGCCTCACCTTCCAGGCCTGGTTCGAAGCGCAATGGGGCGCCGAGGCGTTCGTGCAGCTCGACCTGATTCCCAAAGGCCAATGGCACGACTACCTGCGCTGGTTTCGCGACATTACCGGCTTGCCGGTTCGCAACGACACCGCCTTGCGCAGCCTGGAGCCGGGCCTGACCGACCAGGGTGCCCGCTGCATCAAGGCAACCAGCGAAGACGGCCACGTCTTCTATGCACGCAAAGTCATTCTGGCCACCGGTCAGGACGGAACCGGCCGCTGGTGGATGCCATCCTTCGTCGAAAAACTACCGCCGGCGATGCGGGCCCATACCTGCGACCACATCGATTTCGAGAGCCTGCGCGGCCGCACGGTCGCGGTCCTCGGCGCCGGCGCATCGGCCTTCGACAATGCAGCCACCGCCCTCGAACACGGCGCCATCGTTCACCTGTTCTGCCGCCGGGCGGAGCCGATGGTGGTCCAGCCCTATCGCTGGCTGACCTTCGCCGGCTTCATGCGCCATATCGGCGACATGACCGATGCGTGGCGCTGGCGGATCCTCGGCTACGTGCTGGGCATGCGGGAGGGCTTCCCACCCGCGACCTACGACCGGGTGCAGGCATTCTCCACCTTCACCATGCATGTCGGCGCGCCATGGACCAACGCCTCAGTCGTGGACGGCCGGATCCGGCTGGACACCCTGCACGGACCATTCATCGCCGATTTCGCCATCTGCGGCACCGGCGTGGTTCACGATTTCGCTGCCCGGCCTGAACTCTCAGCCTTCGCCAACCGGATCGCCCGCTGGTCCGACCGCTACACGCCCCCGGCTGCGGAGGAGAGCGAGCGCCTCGGCGGCTTCCCGTATCTCGCTCCCGACTATGCGTTCACCGAGCGCAACCCCGGCGAGGCGCCCTGGCTCCGCGACATCCACCTGTTCGGCATCGGCGCCACGCTGAGCTTCGGCCCGTCCGCGTCGTCCATCAACGCAATGACCATCGCCGTGCCCAAGCTCGTCGCCGGCATCACCCGCGGCCTGTTCGAGGCTGATATCGAGTCACACTGGGCCGCACTCCAGGCCTACGACGTGAAGCAGGTTGAACTCGACCAGCAGCGGCTGGTCCGCAGCTAA
- a CDS encoding ABC transporter ATP-binding protein — MTERLLSVENLSMHYPVRAGFAGRTRELVKAVDNVSFSINSGETFGLVGESGCGKTTTGKCVLRINEPTSGRIVFKGQDLAHASRRALAPFRRKLQLIFQDPYSSLDPRQTASSMLAEAITAGGEAVSGAALREKIAALLATVELPEAMGRRYPHEMSGGQRQRLGIARALACAPDLVICDEPVAALDVSIQAQIINLFKSIQKQTGVTYLFIAHDLAVVRHISDRIGVMYLGRLVEVTGAEALYIDPRHPYTKALLSAIPITDYYEERKRSRIVLPGEVPSPMNVPPGCPFHPRCGYATAECRIVTPELRDIGNGHSVACHNA; from the coding sequence ATGACAGAGCGGCTTCTGTCGGTCGAGAATCTCAGCATGCATTATCCCGTCCGCGCCGGCTTCGCGGGTCGCACTCGTGAGCTGGTCAAAGCGGTGGACAATGTGAGCTTCAGCATAAACAGCGGTGAGACGTTTGGGCTGGTCGGCGAAAGCGGATGCGGCAAGACGACGACTGGAAAATGCGTGCTGCGGATCAACGAGCCGACCAGCGGGCGGATCGTGTTCAAGGGGCAGGATCTGGCGCATGCGAGCCGGCGTGCGCTGGCGCCATTCCGCCGGAAGCTGCAGCTGATTTTTCAGGATCCGTACAGCTCGCTCGATCCGCGGCAGACGGCGTCGTCGATGTTGGCCGAGGCGATCACCGCCGGCGGCGAGGCGGTTTCTGGTGCGGCGCTGCGGGAGAAGATCGCGGCCCTGCTGGCGACGGTCGAATTGCCTGAGGCGATGGGGCGGCGATATCCGCATGAGATGAGCGGCGGGCAGAGGCAGCGGCTAGGGATCGCTCGAGCGCTTGCCTGCGCGCCCGATCTGGTGATCTGCGACGAGCCGGTGGCGGCACTCGACGTGTCGATCCAGGCGCAAATTATTAACCTGTTCAAATCGATCCAAAAGCAGACCGGGGTCACCTATCTGTTCATCGCTCATGACCTTGCAGTGGTTCGGCATATCAGCGACCGGATCGGTGTGATGTATCTGGGCCGACTGGTGGAGGTGACGGGGGCCGAGGCGCTATATATCGACCCGCGCCATCCCTATACGAAGGCGCTGCTCTCTGCGATTCCGATCACTGACTATTACGAGGAGCGCAAGCGGAGCAGGATCGTGTTGCCGGGCGAGGTGCCGAGCCCGATGAATGTGCCGCCCGGCTGTCCGTTTCATCCGCGCTGCGGCTATGCCACCGCGGAATGCAGGATCGTGACGCCGGAGCTGCGCGACATCGGCAACGGGCATAGCGTCGCCTGCCACAACGCCTGA
- a CDS encoding class II aldolase/adducin family protein, whose product MMTYENNGAPTSLITRQELAAIFRILAHFRLTDLIHTHASARLPDKAGTLLINRYNLLFDEVTASSLIEINEEGAVLPEYADAETNGAGCNIHSAIHEAFPEIGFVIHTHTRAGAAVSAQRQGLLPISQQAMMFHDSVGYHAFEGFVLTREERVSLVNDLGKNKVLILRNHGLISVGRTAAEALNRIYNLERACEIQIAALSGNSELIVPPVPVQSRLEQQSVSDKQIHIEMMAWNACLRLIDKVGSDYRA is encoded by the coding sequence ATGATGACGTATGAGAATAACGGCGCACCTACGTCGCTGATAACGCGGCAGGAGCTCGCAGCGATCTTCCGCATCCTCGCCCATTTCCGTCTGACCGACCTGATCCATACCCATGCGTCGGCCCGTCTTCCCGACAAGGCCGGAACGCTGCTGATCAACCGCTACAACCTCCTCTTCGACGAAGTTACGGCATCCAGCCTGATTGAGATCAACGAGGAGGGCGCCGTGCTGCCAGAGTACGCCGACGCCGAAACCAATGGTGCTGGATGCAACATCCACAGCGCGATCCACGAGGCCTTTCCCGAGATCGGCTTCGTCATCCACACCCACACCCGCGCAGGTGCGGCGGTGTCGGCACAGCGCCAGGGATTGTTGCCGATCAGCCAGCAGGCGATGATGTTCCACGACAGCGTCGGCTATCACGCGTTCGAAGGCTTCGTGCTGACGCGCGAGGAACGCGTCAGTCTGGTCAACGATCTCGGCAAAAACAAGGTCCTCATCCTGCGCAACCACGGCCTGATCTCGGTCGGTCGCACTGCGGCCGAGGCGTTGAACCGGATCTACAATTTGGAACGCGCCTGTGAAATCCAGATCGCGGCCCTCAGCGGCAACAGCGAGCTGATCGTGCCGCCGGTCCCGGTCCAGTCGCGGCTGGAGCAGCAATCCGTTTCCGACAAGCAGATCCACATCGAAATGATGGCGTGGAATGCCTGTCTGCGGCTGATCGACAAGGTGGGATCCGATTATCGCGCCTGA
- a CDS encoding ABC transporter substrate-binding protein yields MSRRLALGSALSASALAAIPARPSAAAVAAVRGGVLNIGVSAEMNYNMLCFAMTGDPMDYIYSWPIYESLFRPNASGTVDPWLLDSVATDPDGLCYVFHLRPGVVFSDGTRLDASVVKWNLDRYLAVGSKRTELFSSVKSVDMVDEMTLKIALREWSAVIPTALSRECGYMFSRTQYEAHGEAYCRSHPVGTGPFMLENWERNVGKRFVRNPLYWNGAVQLDRVVYTIYNDALVGQAAMLSGEIDVFAGMALTGIRGLARHGFRVAAAALEDHSSLLVFNSLNVRGNDPTGSLPVRQAICHAIDTGALVDASYLGYATVSSQFGIGTHYRSDAITGYDYDPAKARALLAQAGYPNGFKTQIRAAAAGSNKTVLTIMQSGLAAVGIEASLQLLTGASASQALTGWGSGMWYQTSGVYVDVAMQMAAIFPQGLTGGALGVSTMLRPADVSMVLRRAVASRSDADSIGAVREANRLLIDKYALYMPVAEYSTAFVLNARVKNSGIGEIFYAVATLAGAYVET; encoded by the coding sequence TTGAGCCGGCGCCTGGCGTTGGGATCGGCGCTGTCTGCCTCCGCGCTTGCTGCGATCCCGGCCCGGCCAAGCGCCGCAGCCGTCGCGGCGGTGCGTGGCGGAGTGTTGAACATCGGCGTCAGCGCTGAAATGAATTACAACATGCTCTGTTTCGCGATGACCGGCGATCCGATGGACTACATCTATTCTTGGCCGATCTACGAGTCGCTGTTCAGGCCCAATGCGAGCGGCACGGTCGATCCGTGGCTGCTGGATTCGGTTGCGACCGACCCCGACGGCCTGTGCTACGTGTTTCATCTCAGACCGGGCGTGGTGTTTTCGGACGGGACGCGGCTGGACGCATCGGTGGTCAAATGGAACCTCGATCGTTACTTGGCGGTCGGGTCGAAGCGGACCGAGTTGTTTTCGTCTGTGAAATCGGTCGATATGGTCGATGAGATGACGCTGAAGATCGCGCTGCGCGAGTGGAGCGCCGTCATTCCGACCGCACTTTCGCGCGAATGCGGCTACATGTTCTCGCGCACCCAGTACGAGGCGCACGGCGAGGCGTATTGCCGGTCGCATCCAGTCGGCACCGGGCCGTTCATGCTGGAGAACTGGGAGCGCAACGTGGGCAAGAGATTCGTGCGCAACCCACTCTACTGGAACGGGGCGGTGCAGCTCGATCGCGTCGTCTACACGATCTACAACGATGCGCTGGTCGGGCAGGCGGCCATGCTGTCGGGCGAAATCGATGTCTTCGCCGGGATGGCGCTGACCGGGATCAGGGGCCTAGCCAGGCACGGGTTCCGGGTCGCGGCGGCGGCGCTCGAAGACCATTCGTCGCTGCTGGTGTTCAACTCGCTCAACGTGCGGGGAAACGATCCGACGGGAAGTCTGCCGGTCAGGCAGGCGATCTGCCATGCGATCGACACCGGGGCGCTGGTGGACGCGTCGTATCTTGGATACGCCACGGTGTCGTCGCAGTTCGGGATCGGCACGCATTACAGGAGTGACGCGATTACCGGTTACGATTACGACCCGGCGAAGGCCCGGGCGTTGCTGGCGCAGGCCGGGTATCCAAACGGATTCAAGACCCAGATCCGGGCGGCGGCGGCTGGGTCGAACAAGACCGTCCTGACAATCATGCAGTCTGGTCTTGCGGCGGTCGGGATCGAGGCCAGCTTGCAGCTTCTGACCGGGGCGTCCGCCAGCCAGGCCCTTACGGGCTGGGGCTCGGGGATGTGGTACCAGACGTCGGGAGTTTACGTCGACGTGGCGATGCAGATGGCGGCGATCTTCCCGCAGGGGTTAACCGGCGGCGCGCTCGGCGTCAGCACGATGCTCAGACCTGCCGACGTATCGATGGTGCTGCGGCGCGCGGTGGCGTCGCGCAGCGATGCGGATTCGATCGGGGCGGTTCGGGAGGCGAACCGGCTGTTGATCGACAAATATGCCCTTTACATGCCGGTGGCGGAGTACAGCACCGCCTTCGTGCTCAATGCACGGGTGAAGAACTCGGGCATCGGTGAGATCTTCTATGCCGTGGCAACCCTGGCCGGTGCGTATGTCGAGACGTGA